Genomic segment of Piliocolobus tephrosceles isolate RC106 unplaced genomic scaffold, ASM277652v3 unscaffolded_10708, whole genome shotgun sequence:
TAAAGGATGAGTGCCGGGAAGGAGGAGATAGGCGTTCAGGCCCTGGGGAAGAAGCAGGTGTGGGCAGAGCAGGGGGGGACCCTGAAAAAGATGGAAACGGTGGGAAGTTCTGAACTGGGAAAGAGGTTTGGCTGTCACAGGAAACATGCTGGGCCTTTTCCTCAACCAGATAGAGTGGTGACCCCAGATTTCCATGTGGTATTTCAGGGATCCCAACAAGCCGGTCCCCCAGGACACCAAGTTCATTCACACCAAGGCCAACCGCTTTGAGGAAGTGGCCTGGTCCAAATACAATCCCCGAGACCAGCTCTACCTTCACATCGGGCTGAAACCAAGGGTCCGAGATCATTACCGGGCCACTAAAGTGGCCTTTTGGAAACATTTGGTGCCCCACCTATACAACCTGCATGACATGTTCCACTATACGTCCACCACCACCAAAGTGCCGCCTCCGGATACCACCCACAGCTCCCACATCACCCGCAGGCCCAATGGCAAGACCTGGAGCACCAAGCGGCCAGCCATCTCACCTGCCTACAGCAACGAGAATGCCCAGGGGTCCTGGAACGGGGACCAGGATGCAGGGCCACTCCTGGTGGAGAACCCTCGTGACTACTCCACTGAATTAAGTGTCACCATCGCCGTGGGGGCCTCCCTCCTGTTCCTTAACGTTCTGGCCTTCGCTGCCCTCTACTACCGTAAGGACAAACGGCGCCAGGAACCCCTGCGGCAGCCTAGCCCTCAGCGGGGAGCCGGGGCCCCAGAATTGGGAGCTGCTCCAGAGGAGGAGCTGGCAGCGTTACAACTGGGCCCCACCCACCACGAGTGTGAGGCCGGTCCCCCCCATGACACGCTGCGCCTCACTGCGTTGCCCGACTACACCCTGACCCTGCGGCGCTCCCCAGATGACATCCCACTCATGACCCCCAACACCATCACTATGATCCCCAACTCCCTGGTAGGGCTGCAGACATTGCACCCCTATAACACCTTTGCTGCAGGGTTCAACAGTACCGGGCTACCCCACTCACACTCCACTACCCGGGTATAGCTCCAGCTCAGAGCACAGCCAATCTCCcggctccctccctcccagatccaggaacacatgcacacacacacacacacacacacacacatgcagacacacacacgcacacacatatatgtatacgcACGCACCCACACCCTCCAGCAGACCCACCCGCACAAACATAGACAGATGTGGACATGCACCCGCATGTACAAAAACACAAATACGGAAGTAAACCTGAACAAACCCTTTAAATGGGGACGCAGATGAGTCCTTGGGAAACTGAGGACCCATGAAACAGCAGCTGAAGCCAGCTCCCTGAGCCTGACCACAGACACTCNNNNNNNNNNNNNNNNNNNNNNNNNNNNNNNNNNNNNNNNNNNNNNNNNNNNNNNNNNNNNNNNNNNNNNNNNNNNNNNNNNNNNNNNNNNNNNNNNNNNCCCCAGGACTCGGTCTTTTTgctgggtcttgttttgttgatttttcttttttaattttggaacaaATGCTTTTCCAACCCGTGAGTGCTAAGAGGCTCTGGAAGGGAGGGCTCTAGGCCCGAAGGTCTCTCTGGCTCTAGGACCCCCAGTGCTCACACAATCAGACCAAGGAACGGGACCCCCAGGAAGGAAACAGATTCAAGCAAGACCATGGGGTGGAAGGAGAAAGGGGCTAGCGCTGGACGGGGCTGGAGGGCCGTAGGGGAGAGATCTCCAACGCTCTCTGTGTCCGTGTGGAGGGCTGCAGAGCCTGCAGGGTGACTTGCCAACAGCGTTGGCAGCGTTGGCCCGGCCAGACCAGGGGACCTTAGATTTGGTGAACAAGGTACTACGGAAGCCACATTACTATTGGGCCCCCAGGTCTGATCTGGGTTTTGCCTCTGCCCTTGGGGAAATGCTATCAGAAATTCACCCCATTTTCTTTACAGTCTCTTTTGTGTCTGTCATTTCTCTTTCAAAAAGgcggtgtttttgttgttgttggctttttttttttttttttttttaaagaaaagttcttAAAACACTAACGGAAACCCATGGAGTTTGTcctttgtaaaaattttaaacacagtgtcttgatataaaaataaaaaatccagttAGCACTCCCAACCTGCCTCCCTTGCACAGGCCTTGCCCCAACAGACCTCCAAACAGGGTGCCCCTCTGGGCTGGGAATCAGGCAGTCTCCCCCTGCCTCCTGTATCTTTAAGTTGATATGAGTCTGGGCTGCACTGTGCGGGGTTGGGCGGGGGGTTGGCGGCCCCTGCGTGAAGGCCTCTCCAATCTTAATCAGGTTGCTCTTCCCATCCCCCTGCCCCCAGCGCGCTGGGTTCCTGCAGCTGAAGCCTCCTCTCAGCACTTCAGGCCTCCTAATGAAATGGCAAAAAtacttccttcctcctctgccactgctgcggcctcctcctcctcttccttctcctcctcctcttccttctcctcctcctcctctgctgcAACCACCCAGCCCTCACCTTGGactgggggctgggaggaggttTGACCTCTAACATGCTGAAATTCTTTCTCCTATCTGAATCCAGTGCAGCGTCAGACGTGGACTCCCTGGCCTTGAGTGACTGACAGAGCAGGGGCCCTCTCCTTCCCCAGGAATACTTGTTTGCTGCTCTGTGAATTAGAACTGGAGAAGTCCTTGGGGCCCTGGGAACGATTTTTCTACAGGATTGTGATCAGTGACTCCTTGTCAACCCTGGGGCATGGATTCAGTGGGGCCCCACAGGGTTAGCATTATGGGATTTCATATGATTCTCAGTGACTTGAAAGACTGAactgggaggccgggcgcggtggctcaagcctgtaatcccagcactttgggaggccgagacgggcggatcacgaggtcaggagatcgagaccatcctggctaacacggtgaaaccccgtctctactaaaaatacaaaaaactagccgggcgaggtggcgggcgcctgtagtcccagctactccggaggctgaggcaggagaatggcgtaaacccgggaggcggagcttgcagtgagctgagattcggccacagcactccagcccgggcgacagagcaagactccgtctcaaaaaaaaaaaaaagactgaactgGGAGTGTGCTTGGCAAGTATGATAGTTGGGTGGGGTTGCTGATACCTCAGAAAGCAGGAATAGAATTCTTCAAATGACCCTGACAAAATGATGGAGATGAACCATCACAAGCAGGACCATGTTCAGAGAGGATGAACACAGGTAGTGTGCACAAAGACCAAAACCCAGAACTAATACACTAATATGGTATACTGGACAAGGGAGATGGGCAGTGATTGACTTGACACAAGTATAGTTAAAAAGAAGAACTGGGGAGATGGTGTCAGGGTACATCACAAGTGAGTCCGTGGTGTAAAACTggttttctccctcctttcctcccacccttctttcctttctttttaccaAAACTAACGTGGATCCTGCATATAGTAACAAAAACACAG
This window contains:
- the LOC111534107 gene encoding neuroligin-3, coding for MSAGKEEIGVQALGKKQVWAEQGGTLKKMETVGSSELGKRDPNKPVPQDTKFIHTKANRFEEVAWSKYNPRDQLYLHIGLKPRVRDHYRATKVAFWKHLVPHLYNLHDMFHYTSTTTKVPPPDTTHSSHITRRPNGKTWSTKRPAISPAYSNENAQGSWNGDQDAGPLLVENPRDYSTELSVTIAVGASLLFLNVLAFAALYYRKDKRRQEPLRQPSPQRGAGAPELGAAPEEELAALQLGPTHHECEAGPPHDTLRLTALPDYTLTLRRSPDDIPLMTPNTITMIPNSLVGLQTLHPYNTFAAGFNSTGLPHSHSTTRV